One genomic segment of Paenibacillus xylanexedens includes these proteins:
- a CDS encoding helix-turn-helix domain-containing protein: protein MAIRFSLDKIMKERGLEQKDIVQITGINRNTVKALALNANARIDFPTLNTLCEKLDVLPGDLIEYIPENNRGG, encoded by the coding sequence GTGGCTATTCGTTTTTCGCTTGACAAGATAATGAAAGAGCGCGGACTTGAGCAAAAGGATATTGTTCAGATCACCGGCATAAACCGCAACACTGTAAAGGCCCTAGCACTTAATGCTAACGCCCGTATCGACTTTCCAACGCTAAACACACTTTGCGAAAAGCTGGATGTGCTTCCTGGAGATCTGATTGAATACATACCGGAAAATAATAGGGGGGGCTAA